From one Lycium barbarum isolate Lr01 chromosome 6, ASM1917538v2, whole genome shotgun sequence genomic stretch:
- the LOC132645915 gene encoding probable linoleate 9S-lipoxygenase 5, whose amino-acid sequence MILGKIVDTITGKYNGKKVKGTVILMKKNVLDFNDIGASVVDGVVEFLGQKVSLQLISSVHADPANGLQGKHSNPAYLENWLTHITPLAAGESAFSVTFDWDHDEFGVPGAFIIKNLHLSEFFLKSLTLEDVPNYGKIHFVCNSWVYPAFRYKSDRIFFANQAYLPSETPEPLRQHRENELVTLRGDGTGKREEWDRIYDYAYYNDLGEPDRGEEYARPVLGGSSEFPYPRRGRTGREPTKTDPNSESRIPLLMSLDIYVPRDERFGHVKMSDFLTFTLKSIMQMLLPGFKSLFDGTPNELDSFEDVLKLYEGGIKLPQGPLFKAITDGIPFEILKDILQTDGQGLLKYPTPQLIQEDKTAWRTDEEFAREMLAGVNPVIISRLQEFPPESKLDPNIYGNQNSTITREQIEDKLDGLTVDEAIKTNRLYILNYHDIIMPYLRRINTSTNIKTYASRTLLFLQDNGTLKPLAIELSLPHPDGDQLGVLSKVYTPADQGVEGSIWQLAKAYVTVIDSGIHQLVCHWLNTHAVIEPFVIATNRQLSVLHPIHKLLHPHFRDTMNINALARQMLVNCGGFVEMLVFPAKYSMEMSAVVYKDWVFPEQALPADLIKRGVAVEDWSSPHGIRLLIQDYPYAVDGLKIWSAIKSWVSEYCNFYYKSDEAVQKDIELQAWWKEIREQGHGDKKDEPWWPNMQNLQELIDSCTTTIWIASALHAAVNFGQYPYGGYLVNRPTLSRNFMPEPGSAEYEELKTNPDKVYLKTIVSQWQTLLEISVLEVLSRHASDEVYLGQRDSPEWTKDQEPLSAFERFGNKLSDIENQIMQMNGDGKWKNRSGPVNVPYTLLFPTSDEGLTGKGIPNSISI is encoded by the exons ATGATTCTAGGCAAGATTGTGGATACTATCACTGGAAAATATAATgggaaaaaggtgaaaggaacAGTGATATTGATGAAGAAGAATGTTTTGGACTTCAATGACATAGGTGCCTCTGTTGTTGATGGAGTTGTTGAGTTCCTTGGCCAGAAGGTCTCTCTCCAATTGATTAGTTCTGTTCATGCTGATCCTG CAAATGGTTTACAAGGGAAACACAGCAATCCAGCATACTTAGAAAACTGGCTTACACACATCACTCCATTAGCAGCAGGTGAATCAGCTTTTAGTGTCACATTTGACTGGGATCATGACGAGTTTGGAGTTCCAGGAGCATTCATTATCAAGAACTTACATCTTAGTGAGTTCTTCCTCAAGTCACTCACCCTTGAAGATGTTCCTAATTATGGGAAAATTCATTTTGTCTGCAATTCTTGGGTTTATCCTGCTTTTAGATACAAGTCCGACCGCATTTTCTTCGCGAATCAG GCTTATCTCCCAAGTGAAACACCGGAACCGTTGCGACAGCACAGAGAAAACGAACTAGTGACCTTAAGAGGAGATGGGACCGGAAAACGTGAGGAATGGGACAGGATTTATGATTATGCTTATTACAATGACTTAGGCGAACCAGACAGAGGCGAAGAATATGCTAGGCCTGTCCTAGGAGGGTCCTCTGAATTCCCATATCCTCGTAGAGGCAGGACAGGTCGCGAACCAACCAAAACAG ATCCTAATTCCGAGAGCAGGATTCCATTGCTTATGAGTTTAGACATATACGTGCCAAGGGACGAGCGATTTGGACATGTGAAGATGTCAGACTTCTTGACATTTACATTAAAATCCATTATGCAGATGCTTCTCCCTGGGTTTAAGTCTTTGTTTGATGGCACACCTAATGAGTTAGATAGCTTTGAAGATGTGCTTAAACTCTATGAAGGAGGAATCAAATTGCCTCAAGGCCCTTTGTTTAAAGCCATTACCGATGGCATTCCTTTCGAGATACTAAAAGATATCCTTCAAACTGATGGTCAAGGCCTACTTAAGTACCCAACTCCTCAACTTATTCAAG AGGATAAAACTGCTTGGAGGACGGATGAAGAATTTGCGAGAGAAATGTTGGCGGGAGTCAATCCCGTCATAATCAGTAGACTCCAA GAATTCCCTCCAGAAAGCAAGCTGGATCCTAACATATATGGGAACCAAAACAGTACAATTACCAGAGAGCAGATAGAGGATAAATTGGATGGACTAACAGTTGATGAG GCCATCAAGACTAACAGGCTATACATATTGAACTACCATGACATCATTATGCCATACTTGAGGAGAATTAACACATCGACAAACATAAAAACCTACGCCTCAAGAACTCTGCTCTTCTTGCAAGATAATGGAACCTTGAAGCCACTAGCAATTGAATTAAGCTTGCCACATCCAGATGGAGATCAATTAGGTGTTCTTAGCAAAGTTTATACACCAGCTGATCAAGGTGTTGAGGGTTCTATCTGGCAGTTAGCCAAAGCCTATGTAACAGTAATCGACTCGGGCATCCATCAGCTCGTCTGTCATTG GTTGAATACACATGCAGTGATCGAGCCATTTGTGATTGCAACAAATAGGCAACTAAGTGTGCTTCACCCCATCCATAAACTTCTTCATCCTCATTTCCGTGACACGATGAACATAAATGCTTTAGCAAGACAGATGTTGGTCAATTGTGGTGGTTTTGTTGAGATGCTTGTTTTTCCTGCCAAATATTCCATGGAAATGTCAGCAGTAGTTTACAAAGATTGGGTTTTTCCTGAACAAGCACTTCCTGCTGATCTCATCAAAAG GGGAGTGGCTGTTGAGGACTGGAGCTCTCCACATGGCATTCGCTTACTGATTCAGGACTATCCATATGCTGTTGACGGGTTGAAAATCTGGTCAGCAATCAAAAGTTGGGTAAGTGAATATTGCAACTTCTATTACAAATCAGATGAAGCGGTACAGAAAGATATTGAACTCCAAGCTTGGTGGAAAGAAATCCGCGAACAAGGACATGGTGACAAGAAAGATGAGCCCTGGTGGCCTAACATGCAAAATTTGCAAGAGCTCATAGATTCTTGCACCACCACAATATGGATAGCTTCAGCACTTCATGCAGCAGTTAATTTTGGGCAATACCCTTATGGTGGTTACCTCGTTAATCGCCCTACATTAAGCCGAAATTTCATGCCAGAACCAGGAAGTGCTGAGTATGAAGAGCTTAAGACAAATCCAGACAAGGTGTATCTCAAAACAATCGTTTCTCAGTGGCAGACACTGCTTGAAATTTCCGTCTTAGAGGTATTGTCAAGGCATGCTTCGGATGAGGTTTACTTGGGACAGAGGGACTCACCTGAATGGACAAAGGATCAAGAACCACTTTCAGCTTTTGAGAGGTTTGGAAATAAGCTAAGTGATATTGAGAATCAAATTATGCAGATGAATGGTGATGGGAAATGGAAGAACAGGTCAGGGCCTGTTAATGTTCCATATACTTTGCTCTTCCCCACAAGTGATGAGGGACTCACAGGCAAAGGAATTCCTAACAGTATATCAATATAG
- the LOC132645916 gene encoding probable linoleate 9S-lipoxygenase 5 encodes MASSSKLENKKINGTVVLIKKRALELVPSEVVQQQAYEILGHKVTLQLISSVNGDSGKEMKGKLGNPTHLRDESNSGDESKFSVTFDRDEDVGAPGAFIIKNLNPSEFFLKKLILEVDDPSHGGIHFVCNSWVYPAEKYKSDRIFFVNQAWLPSETPAQLHRYREEELLNLRGNGIGKLEEWDRVYDYAYYNDLGDPEKGSTYVRPILGGSAKYPYPRRGRTGRPPTETDPNSESRLPLPMSFGIYVPRDEKFAPLKMTDFIGIALKVIVQLLVPELESLGNISLNEFNNFEEILKIYDGGINLPDDVLQRSSTEMLKEFIPSAGREFLKYPMPQVIKEDKSAWRTDEEFAREMLAGINPVCICRLKEFPPTSRLDMTVYGDQTSKLTREQIQHQLDGLTIEEAIKTNQLFILDHHDTVMPYLRQINMTSTKIYASRTLLFLQKDGTLKPLAIELSLPHPDGDQNGAISKVFTPHEDGVEGSIWQLAKAYVAVDDSGVHQLISHWLHTHATIEPFVIATSRQLSVLHPIYKLLHPHFRDTMHINALARQTLLNAGGILEQTVFPTKYAMEMTSVAYKDWTFPDQALPADLIKRDVAIEDPESEHGIRLLIEDYPYAVDGLEIWSAIKSWVQEYCICYYKTDDMIQKDTELQAWWKELREEGHGDKKDEPWWPKMQTLKELIDSCTIIIWIASALHAAINFGQYPYGGYLPNRPSMSRRFMPEPGSHEYEELKTNPEKGYLRTITPQLQTLIGISAIEILSTHSSDEIYLGQRDNPEWTKDKEPLQAFERFGKKLAEIEEKIIKKNNDKKWKNRMGPINMPYTLLYPISEPGLTGKGIPNSVSI; translated from the exons ATGGCATCAAGTAGTAAACTTGAAAACAAAAAGATCAACGGGACTGTTGTCCTTATCAAAAAGAGAGCTTTAGAGCTTGTTCCATCTGAAGTGGTACAACAGCAAGCTTATGAGATTCTTGGGCACAAGGTCACCCTGCAACTTATCAGTTCTGTTAATGGAGATTCAG GGAAAGAAATGAAAGGGAAACTTGGGAACCCAACACACTTGAGAGATGAGAGTAACTCTGGTGATGAATCAAAGTTTAGTGTCACATTTGATAGGGATGAAGATGTTGGAGCTCCAGGAGCATTCATCATCAAGAACTTGAATCCTAGTGAGTTCTTTCTCAAGAAACTAATTCTTGAAGTTGATGATCCAAGTCATGGCGGTATCCACTTTGTCTGCAATTCTTGGGTTTATCCAGCTGAAAAGTACAAATCAGACCGCATTTTCTTTGTGAATCAG GCTTGGCTTCCAAGTGAAACTCCAGCACAATTGCATAGGTATAGGGAAGAAGAGTTGCTGAACTTGAGAGGAAATGGAATTGGAAAGCTCGAGGAGTGGGACAGGGTTTATGACTATGCTTATTATAATGACCTTGGAGATCCAGAAAAGGGTTCAACTTATGTTAGACCAATCCTAGGAGGATCTGCAAAGTATCCTTATCCGCGTAGAGGAAGAACCGGAAGGCCACCAACAGAAACAG ATCCTAATTCCGAGAGCAGGCTGCCACTGCCAATGAGCTTTGGCATTTATGTTCCACGAGATGAGAAATTTGCACCCCTAAAGATGACAGATTTTATTGGTATAGCACTTAAGGTCATCGTTCAGCTACTTGTCCCTGAGCTTGAGTCTTTAGGAAACATCAGCCTCAATGAGTTCAACAACTTTGAAGAGATTTTAAAAATTTATGATGGAGGAATCAATCTTCCAGATGATGTTTTGCAGAGAAGTAGTACAGAGATGCTCAAGGAATTTATTCCAAGTGCTGGTCGGGAGTTTCTTAAGTATCCAATGCCACAGGTTATTAAAG AGGATAAGTCAGCTTGGAGAACAGATGAGGAATTTGCAAGAGAGATGCTGGCTGGAATAAACCCTGTCTGCATTTGTCGCCTTAAA GAGTTCCCTCCGACTAGTAGGTTGGACATGACAGTCTATGGTGACCAAACTAGCAAACTAACCAGAGAACAAATACAACATCAGTTAGATGGACTCACTATAGAAGAG GCGATCAAGACGAATCAGCTTTTTATATTGGATCATCATGACACAGTTATGCCATATCTGAGGCAGATCAATATGACAAGTACAAAAATTTATGCCTCAAGAACTCTCCTCTTTCTACAAAAAGATGGGACGCTGAAACCATTAGCCATTGAACTAAGCTTGCCTCATCCCGATGGAGATCAAAATGGTGCCATTAGCAAAGTTTTTACACCACATGAAGATGGTGTTGAGGGTTCCATATGGCAATTGGCTAAAGCTTATGTTGCAGTCGATGACTCTGGAGTTCATCAACTAATCAGCCACTG GTTACACACTCATGCTACAATTGAGCCATTTGTCATTGCGACAAGCAGGCAGCTAAGCGTGCTTCATCCTATCTATAAGCTTCTGCATCCTCACTTCCGTGATACGATGCACATAAATGCCTTGGCTAGACAGACCCTACTAAATGCTGGAGGAATTCTTGAGCAAACAGTTTTCCCTACAAAATATGCTATGGAGATGACATCAGTTGCTTACAAGGACTGGACTTTTCCTGATCAAGCCCTCCCAGCTGATCTTATCAAGAG AGATGTGGCCATTGAGGATCCTGAGTCGGAACATGGTATCCGCCTACTAATCGAGGATTATCCATATGCTGTGGATGGGCTAGAAATTTGGTCAGCCATCAAAAGTTGGGTCCAGGAGTATTGCATCTGCTATTACAAAACAGATGACATGATTCAGAAAGACACTGAACTTCAAGCCTGGTGGAAGGAACTCCGAGAAGAGGGGCACGGTGACAAGAAAGATGAGCCATGGTGGCCTAAAATGCAGACCCTCAAAGAGCTGATTGACTCATGCACTATAATTATCTGGATTGCTTCTGCTCTTCATGCAGCCATCAATTTCGGGCAGTACCCTTATGGTGGCTACCTACCAAATCGTCCTTCAATGAGCCGAAGGTTCATGCCCGAGCCAGGCAGCCACGAGTATGAAGAGCTGAAGACAAACCCCGAAAAAGGATATCTGAGGACAATTACACCACAACTGCAGACACTAATTGGAATTTCTGCTATTGAGATTTTGTCAACACATTCTTCAGATGAAATTTACCTTGGCCAAAGAGACAATCCTGAGTGGACTAAGGACAAAGAGCCATTACAAGCATTTGAAAGATTTGGAAAGAAGCTGGCTGAAATTGAGGAAAAAATTATAAAGAAGAACAATGACAAGAAATGGAAGAACAGGATGGGGCCTATCAACATGCCATATACATTGCTTTATCCTATAAGTGAACCAGGACTTACTGGCAAAGGAATACCCAACAGTGTCTCAATATAA